Below is a genomic region from Prochlorococcus marinus str. MIT 0918.
GATAGTAAAAGGAATATTAGATGAAGATAACCATTCTTCAGTTTTTGCCTTTCCTATGTGTCTACTATTAGGATCAATAGGGGAATTCTCCTGTAGGGGCCATTTTTCAGTATCTTTATAGATTCCTGCTGAACTTAGATATATAAATCTGTGAGATGGGTGTCCTGTGTTTGCAATTACTTTTTCTGTTTCTTCACGAGACCTACCAGAAGTATCGATAATCACATCAAATCTGTTGCCTTTTAATTGTTCTAAGTCTTCAGTTTTCCTATCACCTTTGATGTGAGTAACTTTTGATGGTAATGGGTTAAGACCTCTAGTAAATAATGTAATGTCATATCCTTTTAAAATTAATTTCTGAACAATTGCTTTCCCAACGAAGCGAGTGCCACCCATGACAAGAGTTTTCATGGTGATAAAAAAACGAATATAACCATTGAAGCGTGTTAAGTGTTTGCTAAATCAAACCATTGAGATGGAAGATATATAAAGATAAGTTTTTATAGTGATAGAGATTATTCCTGCCATCGATCTCTTAGGAGGTAAATGCGTAAGATTATTCCAAGGTGACTACTCAAAAGTAACTGAGTTTGAAAGTGATCCAGTTCAACAAGCATTGATATGGCAAAGGATGGGTGCCAGTAGATTGCATCTTGTTGATCTAGATGGAGCAAAAACAGGCAAGCCTGTCAATAATGAAACTATCAAATCAATTAGAAAATCACTTTCTATCCCAATGCAAATTGGAGGAGGAATAAGAAGCGTAAAAAGAGCTGAGGAACTAATAGAAATAGGAGTTGATCAAGTAATCCTAGGAACAATAGCTATTGAGAACCAAGCCATGGCAATAGATTTGAGCAATAAACATCCCGATAAGATTATTATTGGTATTGACGCAAAGGACGGCAAAGTTGTCACAAGAGGTTGGTTAAAAAAAAGTGAAACCAGTGCTAATGAATTAGTTCAAAGTTTTTCAAATACAAAAATATCTAGATTAATCTGTACTGATATATCAAAAGACGGAACTTTAGAAGGTCCTAATTTGAATTTTCTTAGAGAAGTTGCTTCAGAATCAAAAGTTCCAATTATTGCATCAGGAGGTATAGGATCAATTGGAGATATTATTTCACTAATCCCATTAGAGCAATGTGGGATATGTGGAGTAATAGTAGGTAGAGCACTCTATGAAGGTAAAATTAACCTTGAAGAAGCTATAGAAATGATGGCTAACCATGATATTCAAGATGTAAATTTCAAGAATGACTTTTATGCTTAATCAAAAGCTTTAAAAACTTGCTGGTGACTTAAAGGGTAAAAACAAAAAAGACTGGAAGAAAAGAAGAAAGTTAGTTAACTTTAAAATGTAAGCTATTTGGACTGTAATTTGAAAGAGGGTGAACTCCAACAGATCCTACTTTTAGCTCCAGAGTTACTTGGTGAAAGCTTGTCACTGCAATTATCAAATGACAGTTTAAATATCGAAATTATTCGTGACAAGAAAAAACTAACCCAAAATCCCAGTTTAATAATCTGGTCTCTAGAAAACATAGATAATATAACAAGTATAGAAATAACACGGCTTAAAGCAAGGTGGCGCCCATCTCCTCTTCTTGTAATCCTACCTAGCAATCCTAATATTGATACTTCAATAGCCTTAACATTTGAATGCGATGGTATTCTCCAAGATCCTGATATTGATTTGTTAAGAGATGCAATCTCAACCCTACTATCAGGAGGAAGAATAATACGACTAACGGGTCTTTCAAACCAAAAGCTAAGTAGCAAACCCACTCTTTTAAATACTAGAACTTGGCTGTTAAACAACAGTTTCAAAGAAATAGACCTAGAATTATTTAGGTTAAATGAACTTTTAATTAAACCTTCTCATAACTTCCTAATTTTATTAGCCATAAAAGGAAGACAACGAGAACTGAAAAGTGCTAAATCATTTCTAATTTGGTTTTGGTCACCTCTTAGTATCTCACTAGAAAGAAAAATAAATAAGGTAAATGCAACCAAGTATGCCACAAGCATAACAATTTCAGAAAAAAATTCTAAAGCAGTTTGGAAAGAGATCTTTAGCCGTATTCAAGATTCTATAAACTCAGGGATAGACAATGCAACTGAAAGTTTATTTGCAATTGAAGGCTTAAACAAAGAAAAACAAATCGTTTTGCTAAGATCATTATTGCATGAGATTAATGATTTATTCATTAAACTTCAAACAGAAAACTTACAAGACTCAAATAACTATTTAGATACATGGAATTCAATGCAAATCCATTTGAGGCAAATGGCTTTAAGAAAATTAACAGGTGGTTATCTAAGATTATTGTTAAATGATAACTTAATACAAGTAACAGATGAACTTATATCTAGAACTGAACTTACTGATATAGATGAGGATCTACCTAAAGCATCTCCTATGTTAGATTCAATAATTTCAAATAAGCCCCTATTAGTTGATGGGAAATTGTTACCGCCTGATGACCCAAGAGCGCTAATTAAACTAGAAGAATTAATATCTAATTGGTTAATAAGAACAGGAGAGATTATAAGTTCAGAAATTATAAACGTCTGCTCTCAATGGCCAGAATTAAGAGATTATCTTTTAACTCCAAGCTTATTCTCAACAAGGGAATTAGAGAGGCTTAGGAATACTCTTAACAGTCAGAAGAGATGGCAATATAATATTCAACGCCCTATACATCTCTATGAAAGCAAACGAAAATTTTACCAGCTAAATAATGGTAAAATCCAATCTATACTAGTTAATGAAACTAGGGATGTTGAATTAAGATCTTTAGGTTGGTGGCAAAAGCAAATAACTCTCTTAATAGAAGCAAGAGATGCCCTTGCTCCTCAACTGCAATCCTTTCTTAAGCATTTTGGAGATGTTATGGTTCTAATACTTACTAATGTTCTAGGACGTGCCATTGGCCTAGTTGGCAAAGGTATCATGCAAGGTATGGGAAGAACTATTTCAAGATAGGAATTATTATTCTTATAACTGATAGAAACGGAATATATTAAAAAAGATCTATTTATTTTTAATGTCTCAGTTTATAAAAAAAATATTTATTTTTATATCTGTTTTCTTATTGACTACGCAACCTGTTATAGCAGCAAGAGATACTGATAGTTTCGATGGTAATATTTACCCAATATATGCTGGCAATGGATCTCTAGTACCTCCTCAAAGTACCTTAAGAGACTCAATTAAAAATAATAGAACTAGCGTAATTATTTTCTATCTTGATGATAGTTCTGCCAGTAAAATGTTTGCACCTGTCGTATCAGGATTAAAATTACTTTGGACATCAACTATAGACCTAATACCTCTAACAATTGATGAGTTCCAAGAGAAAGAAAGTGATGACCCTTTAGATGAATCATATTATTGGCATGGCAATATACCTCAAGTAGTAGTCATTAATGGCAATGGTGAGGTATTACTAGATTCTGAAGGTCAAGTTTCATTAAAAGAAATAAATAAAGCTATAAGCAATGCTACAGGACTTGAACCTCCAGATTTTACTGTTTCTATAAAGAGCTTTAATGAATATAATAGTGATGCATCAAAAGATGGATATACAGATCCAAGGTGATTTGTTTTAATAAGCTAATTTTATACTAAAAAAAACATTTTAATCTATCATATAAAATATTTGAATAAAGGTATTTTAAATGAATATCATACTTTTTATAATAATTTCCTTTTTGTTTTTTGAATTTTTACATTACTCCAGAAAAATTTCACCTCTAAATTTAGAACCCTCTAATTGGAAAGTAATTAGTGAGCAAGGAAAAACAATTGTTAATGGCAAGATTAAAATTACAAATCCACATAAAAGAATGGAAGTTATGGTTCCTAAATTTGAATTAAAACCATTATTAATAGGTAACGGTAGATATCAAAATGTAACCATTGAAACTAACTTAAAACTAAGTGGTCAGGGTACAAATACTAACTATACAAATTATTGGCAAGCTAATATTGTAAAATCAAAATCTGCATCTGTTATTGATGTAGGTATTATTCTAGTTGATAATTCAAATGAACTTTCAGGCTTATGTAATATATGGATGGAAGTCAATTGGATTAATTATGGTCCTTTTGGTCAAATTATAAGAAAAGATGGTTTTAATATACCTATAAAATACCCAGAAAAATTAACTCATAATAATGCTAATTTTAAAAATTCAACTTATTTTTCTACATTGCCTATAAAAACTCATGTATTAGGTGTTTTAGATGATCCTTATAAGTTAATTAAAAATTATACTACTAATATAATTATGCCTGGAGATATAATAACTATTGGAGAAACTCCTTTATCTATAATGCAAGGTAGATATCATCATCCAAATAATATAAATACTACCTTATTATCAAGATCATTATGTTACTTTTTTCATCCAACAAGTAGTCTAGCAACTGCTTGTGGCATGCAATCTCTAATCAATGAGGTTGGTCCGTCTAGGGTGATTATTGCTTGGATAATTGGATCAGCATTTAAACTAATAAGAGTTAAAGGAATGTTTTATAGGCTTGCTGGAGAGCAAGCAAGACTTGTCGATGACATAACTGGCACAACTCCACCCTATGATCAATCAATTGTGATGGGACCAAAAGATCCCTATGCTTTTTGCAAATATTTATACCAAGAGACTGGTTTAAATATTGCAATCGTCGACGTTAATGACCTAGGAAAAGTTAAAATACTTGCTTCAAGTAAAAATGCAGATAGGTCCCTTATTAAGAAAGCATTAAAATCCAATCCAGCTGGTAACGCAGATGAACAAACTCCATTGGTTCTCATTAGACCTTTAAAATAAATTAAGAGCTAATTTAAAAATAACTATATAGATTTAAAAGAAGACTTAATAGCAAAATTCATAATAACTAGATAGATTTATAAGCAAGACTTTATTGCAACCTTGACAACTCTACTTGATCGCACTATTAAGGTTGATT
It encodes:
- the hisA gene encoding 1-(5-phosphoribosyl)-5-[(5-phosphoribosylamino)methylideneamino]imidazole-4-carboxamide isomerase, which encodes MEIIPAIDLLGGKCVRLFQGDYSKVTEFESDPVQQALIWQRMGASRLHLVDLDGAKTGKPVNNETIKSIRKSLSIPMQIGGGIRSVKRAEELIEIGVDQVILGTIAIENQAMAIDLSNKHPDKIIIGIDAKDGKVVTRGWLKKSETSANELVQSFSNTKISRLICTDISKDGTLEGPNLNFLREVASESKVPIIASGGIGSIGDIISLIPLEQCGICGVIVGRALYEGKINLEEAIEMMANHDIQDVNFKNDFYA
- a CDS encoding DUF3685 domain-containing protein — its product is MKEGELQQILLLAPELLGESLSLQLSNDSLNIEIIRDKKKLTQNPSLIIWSLENIDNITSIEITRLKARWRPSPLLVILPSNPNIDTSIALTFECDGILQDPDIDLLRDAISTLLSGGRIIRLTGLSNQKLSSKPTLLNTRTWLLNNSFKEIDLELFRLNELLIKPSHNFLILLAIKGRQRELKSAKSFLIWFWSPLSISLERKINKVNATKYATSITISEKNSKAVWKEIFSRIQDSINSGIDNATESLFAIEGLNKEKQIVLLRSLLHEINDLFIKLQTENLQDSNNYLDTWNSMQIHLRQMALRKLTGGYLRLLLNDNLIQVTDELISRTELTDIDEDLPKASPMLDSIISNKPLLVDGKLLPPDDPRALIKLEELISNWLIRTGEIISSEIINVCSQWPELRDYLLTPSLFSTRELERLRNTLNSQKRWQYNIQRPIHLYESKRKFYQLNNGKIQSILVNETRDVELRSLGWWQKQITLLIEARDALAPQLQSFLKHFGDVMVLILTNVLGRAIGLVGKGIMQGMGRTISR
- a CDS encoding thylakoid membrane photosystem I accumulation factor, with the protein product MSQFIKKIFIFISVFLLTTQPVIAARDTDSFDGNIYPIYAGNGSLVPPQSTLRDSIKNNRTSVIIFYLDDSSASKMFAPVVSGLKLLWTSTIDLIPLTIDEFQEKESDDPLDESYYWHGNIPQVVVINGNGEVLLDSEGQVSLKEINKAISNATGLEPPDFTVSIKSFNEYNSDASKDGYTDPR
- a CDS encoding F420-0:Gamma-glutamyl ligase encodes the protein MNIILFIIISFLFFEFLHYSRKISPLNLEPSNWKVISEQGKTIVNGKIKITNPHKRMEVMVPKFELKPLLIGNGRYQNVTIETNLKLSGQGTNTNYTNYWQANIVKSKSASVIDVGIILVDNSNELSGLCNIWMEVNWINYGPFGQIIRKDGFNIPIKYPEKLTHNNANFKNSTYFSTLPIKTHVLGVLDDPYKLIKNYTTNIIMPGDIITIGETPLSIMQGRYHHPNNINTTLLSRSLCYFFHPTSSLATACGMQSLINEVGPSRVIIAWIIGSAFKLIRVKGMFYRLAGEQARLVDDITGTTPPYDQSIVMGPKDPYAFCKYLYQETGLNIAIVDVNDLGKVKILASSKNADRSLIKKALKSNPAGNADEQTPLVLIRPLK